In one window of Anaerolineae bacterium DNA:
- a CDS encoding 6-bladed beta-propeller, which yields MNRSTQIIICIFLFSLWLSVQCSVAGQKTDIPHESAPTDPAPTDPAPTDQLKPKKITCLYIIREDYNGLILSYPSQLFFDSVKNEIYITDSGNNRILIYTYDFYPLLCIDKSNGIESPIGLAVDPEGYIFVSQSSGSKQKRARISILSPSLRWKKDIFFEGFENSDGFSPKNIAISKVGRFYVTGNSFHGVVVLNKDGTFSHLLSPVDRLGKGEEQKATICDVEIDRSGRIYLLSEDMGRIYVYDDKENFLFKFGQKGGGSGKLSRPRGITLDNRNKRIYVIDYMRHTANAYSEDGRFLFDLGGKGWGKGWFQYPSDIATDDSGDVLVADTFNNRVQVLKLEEFPSVAVAEKVKPEDIIAKELVKETKPEAPAGEELAEQMAAQYYILTANMNLREKSAASSRIIRLMKKGEEFEILGQDKHNELTSWYLIKTGSGRTGWLCGIYRGKVMFEKKK from the coding sequence TTGAACCGCTCAACCCAGATTATAATATGCATCTTCCTGTTTAGCCTATGGCTCTCTGTCCAATGCTCTGTCGCCGGGCAAAAGACCGACATCCCGCATGAATCCGCGCCCACTGATCCCGCGCCCACTGATCCCGCGCCCACTGATCAATTGAAGCCGAAAAAAATCACCTGCCTTTATATTATCAGGGAGGACTATAATGGCCTGATCCTGTCTTATCCATCCCAATTATTCTTTGATTCCGTAAAAAATGAGATATATATCACGGATTCCGGAAACAACAGAATATTGATATATACCTATGACTTTTACCCGCTCCTTTGTATCGACAAGTCAAATGGCATCGAATCACCAATAGGTCTGGCCGTTGATCCGGAGGGATACATTTTTGTTTCCCAGTCATCCGGCTCAAAACAGAAAAGAGCAAGGATATCAATATTGAGCCCTTCATTAAGGTGGAAGAAGGATATTTTTTTTGAGGGGTTTGAAAATTCGGACGGTTTTAGCCCAAAAAACATTGCCATAAGCAAGGTCGGTCGGTTTTACGTGACCGGCAACAGCTTTCATGGCGTGGTGGTTTTGAATAAGGACGGCACGTTTTCCCATCTCCTGAGCCCTGTTGACAGATTAGGGAAAGGCGAAGAGCAAAAGGCCACAATATGTGATGTGGAGATAGACAGGTCCGGCAGGATATACCTTTTGAGTGAAGACATGGGGCGTATTTACGTATATGATGACAAGGAGAATTTCCTGTTTAAGTTCGGCCAGAAAGGTGGAGGTTCCGGCAAGCTGAGCCGGCCAAGAGGAATAACCCTGGATAATCGCAACAAAAGGATTTATGTGATCGACTACATGCGCCATACCGCAAATGCCTATTCAGAAGACGGGCGTTTCTTGTTTGACCTTGGCGGCAAGGGCTGGGGCAAAGGCTGGTTTCAGTACCCAAGCGATATTGCTACGGACGACTCTGGGGATGTGCTGGTCGCGGACACTTTTAACAATCGTGTTCAGGTCCTTAAACTGGAAGAGTTTCCATCTGTTGCAGTAGCTGAAAAGGTTAAACCAGAAGATATCATCGCAAAAGAATTAGTCAAAGAGACCAAACCGGAAGCTCCTGCCGGAGAAGAATTAGCAGAGCAAATGGCTGCACAGTATTATATCTTGACTGCAAACATGAACCTGCGGGAAAAAAGCGCTGCAAGCAGCAGAATCATTCGGTTGATGAAAAAAGGCGAAGAATTTGAA